The segment AGAACATTACAGTTGAAGATTTAGCACAGAGCTATACAATGAGAGTCAATGCTTCCCGAGGGAAAGCGAGGGTAACCATGTTTTTCAGATTGCTCTGGGTATACCACTTATTAAAGTGCCAGGTGCCCCCCACCTTCTCTCGCCGCTCTTCCACCCTCACCCTCGTCCTACCTCATCCAAAACCACATCCTCAGCCACACACTCCAACAGTGTTTTGCCATTGGGGCTGACTGCGGTGTTTTTGTAGCACCGTTCGGACTTGCTCATCTCCATCGGCGTCTTGGAGCACTGGGGTGGAAACAGAAATGAGGATGATGGAATGTCTCTGGTGCAGtgcacccctcttctctctccctttccctttttcTTCTCTTCGTCTTGTGGCTCTGTCTGGCGTTTTGTTGCTCTGCAGCCCAGGTTATGACAGGCACCATCAAACCCATTTGTTCAGTGAAAAGTGTTCATGTATGACATATGACAAAGAGCAGCAGCCTAACTGTAGAGAGGGAAGCAAAGAGAGGAAACCATATACAGAAATGCAGCAATATTTTGTGAAAGTGCATGCCGATAAATATTCCTTTTCATAGCGTGAAGTGTTCATGAGTACTTATAAATGAAAGTTGTACTTTTTACTTAATTTGCTTCATGTTTTTCCCATAGGTATTTCCCCAGTGATAAACATGATGtatagaaaagtatgtggacaccccttcaaattagtggattcggcaatttcagacacatccgttgctgacaggtgtataaaatcgagcacacggccatgcaatctccatagacaaacattggcagtagaatgaccttactgaagagttcagtgactttcaacgtggtactgttataggatgcaacctttccaacaagtcagttcgtcaaatttctgccatgctagagctgccccggtcaactgtaagtgcagttattgtgaagtgaaaacgtctaggggcaacaacggctcagcagcaaagtggtaggccacacaagctcacacaatgggaccgctgagtgctgaagcacgtagctcGTAAAAgtaatctgtcctcggttgcaacactcactactgagttacaaactgcctctggagcttcatgaaatgggtttccatggctgagcagccgcgcacaagcctaagatcaacatacacaatgccaagtgttggctggacTGGTGTATAGCTTGccgccattagactctggagcagtggaaacacgttctctggagtgatgaatcacgcttcaccatctggcagtctggcggacaaatctgagtttggcggatgccaggagaacactacctgccctaatgcatagtgccaactgtaatgtttggtggaggaggaataatggtctgggctgtttttcatggttcgggctaagccccttagttctagtaaagggaaatcttaacgctacaacatacaatgacattctagaggattctgtgcttccaactttgtggcaacagtttggggaaggtcctttcctctttcagcatgacaacgcccccatgcacaaagtgaggtccatatacagaaatggtttatagagattggtgtgaaagaacttgactggcctgcacagagccctgacgtcAACCCCATCGtacacctttgagatgaattggaacgcagactgcgatcAGTGATAGTTAGCAACTTTTTTGAAAATGCAaacagacataaaaatggtatccacgagttcatctgactcttgaTAAAGGGCtacattgccaaaatcctgaagtatccctttaagcctATGCAAGCTGCCATTTAAGTATTTAATAAAGACTTCTCACTTTAACTCCAAAGGCACTCAATCCTCCTCAATGTATCATTTAATGCTATATCAGGAGGGCACAGAAATGACCTCAAATGATATGCAATAGGTCAAGCAGATCTAAATCCATGCTGATGTGTCTTGAAGGGCCATGCAATGTAAATGTCAACACACATCCATGTGCCTCTATaacaaatgtcaatatgcctaaATCCCCTTTTGTATAATGCACCCAAGTTTTCTGTAATGGTATTTACAGTTTGTTCCCCCCTCTTCTTTTACAGGTGGGAATGGACTCATTTAACAATGCTGGGAGCTAGTAACGACGTCGAGAGATGGATGTGATTCATCTTCAAAAGAAAGCAGAGCGTTAATGGAGGCTAAACCAGATGTGCTTAGCAGGACCGTAGCTTCCTGAGGTATATTGTTCATCGTCATCTACTTGGGCCTGCACAACCGAAGTCTTGACCCCAACCCGTATGCCCAGGAGGGAAAATTAAGCGGCCACACCAGCACAACCACAACAAAACAAAAGCCCCCTGGGATACCCTCCCTACCAGTGGGGGGTAGTCAGTCGCTATAGCAACAGCAACAAATGATTAATTATTTGTGAAGTTAACAGCTCAGACCACTTAATCTACAAAGACCAATTACTTACTGGAGGGAATCGGGCCAATATGAAGGACGTGTCATTTGTGGATCGTTTCTTCGTGGGCCTTGCCATGACTGCCTTTGTTCTGGCCTCTGAGGAGAGAGTCGATTGCCCTcagctatgtgtgtgtgagatcagACCCTGGTTCTCTCCCAGCTCTGTCTACATGGAGGCCCCAATTGTTGACTGTAATGACTTGGGACTTTTCACTCTGCCTGGGAGATTACCAACGGACACACACGTGCTATTGCTGCAGACCAACAACATTGCAAAGATTGAGAAACCTTTGGATTACCTGGCCAACATCACAGAGATTGACTTGTCGCAAAACAACTTATCTTCAATGAGTGACATCCACCTCGGGCGGCTGCCTCAGCTGCTGTCCTTACACATGGAGGAGAACTGGATACGCCAGCTCCCAGATAGCTGCCTGGCAGAGCTGGCCAACCTTCAGGAGCTTTACATGAACCACAACCTGATCTCATCCATCTCCCCCACAGCGTTCCAGGGCCTCCACAATCTCCTCCGGCTCCACCTCAACTCCAACAAGCTGCAGACGATCAGTAGTGAGTGGTTCGACACCATGCCCAATCTGGAAATACTCATGATTGGGGAGAATCCGATCACCTCCGTTCAAGACATGAACTTCAAACCCCTTCGTAATCTCAAAAGTCTAGTTCTGACCAGGATGAACCTATCGCAGTTACCCGACGGCGCTCTATCTGGCCTCGACAACTTGGAGAGCATTTCGTTCTACGACAACACCTTCCCCGAAGTTCCCCACGCAGCTCTGCGGAACGTAAAGAACCTCAAGTTTCTGGATCTTAACAAGAATCCCATCGGGAGGATACAGAGGGGAGATTTCGCGGACATGCTCCACCTCAAAGAGCTGGGCATTAACAGCATGCCGGAACTGGTCTCTATCGACAGCTTCGCCCTCAACAACCTCCCCGAACTGACTAAGATCGAGGCCACCAACAACCCCAAGCTCTCCTACATCCACCCCAATGCTTTCTACAAACTGCCCAGGCTGGAGACGTTGATGCTGAATGGGAACGCGCTTAGCGCCCTACACAGGATTACCGTGGAGTCCCTCCCCAACCTGCGGGAGGTGAGCATGCACAGCAACCCCATCCGCTGCGACTGTGTGGTCCGCTGGATGAACATGAACAAGACCAACATACGCTTCATGGAACCGGATTCTCTCTTCTGTGTGGAGCCTCCCGAGTACGAGGGCCAGCATGTGCGGCAGGTCCACTTCAGGGAGATGACAGAGATCTGTCTGCCTCTCATCTCCCCTGAAAGCATGCCAGGGCACGTTAGCGTTGACAACGGGAGTTCTGTGTCGCTCCACTGCCGGGCCTTTGCCGAACCCGAACCGGACATCTACTGGATCACGCCTTCCGGTACCAGGGTCCTGCCCAATACCGTTTCAGATAAGTACTACATGCACCCAGAGGGGACATTTGACATCTACGACGTAACAGAGAACGAGGCTGGACTGTACACCTGCGTTGCCCACAATCTAGTCGGCGCAGACCTGAAGTCAGTCTCTGTGGAAGTGGATGGATACTTCCCTCGACCTGCCAACGGCTCTTTGGACGTTAACATCAAATCAGTGCAGACCAACTCGGTCCTGGTGGCCTGGAAAGCCGCCCATGGCGGTCTGGCTCCTAACATAAAGTGGTACATGGCTTCCGACCCCAACAACCCGACCATGGCGTTCACAGCACGCGTGCCGTCTGATGTGAAAGTGTACAATCTCACACATCTGACTCCCGCCACCCAGTACAAGGTGTGTGTGGACATCCGCAGCATCCTCTACAAACACGACACCAAATGTGTCAATGTCACCACAAAGGGATTAGAGCTGGCGGCCAAGGACACTGAAAAGTGGCACGCGGCAGTAATTGCTGTCTTTGGTGTGCTTCTCGCTGTGATTTCAGTGGCCTGTCTGCTTATTTATGTGTCTCTGAGGAACCACCACCTTTGTGGGGATTTAAGGAAATGCCGCTCCAAAGTGTCCCTGACGCCGGTGGCCGGCCTGCACTCTCCTTTTACGAGGCTGTGGGTCTCAGGGAACGGACTGCCAACTGCAGTGGAAGTGAAACCCACAGTCATAAATGTATCTGACAATGCCTTTTAAAGAACTATACCCCCGTGGAGCTTACCACACAACCGCAAAGAATGGACAAGGTGTATTAAAAGGAGGAAGCCTGCAGTTGAACTGTTTTAAAATGTGCATCTGCATCCTTTAAGCTTTGACTCTGACATTCTGGGAAAATACACACCATCATTGAATTGAGGAGTAACCGGTAGGAGGGAGACAGACCACTCTCTCGGTTACAACACAGTATCTGACGTGGCGGCTCCATAACAATTGCTTTATCAAGCTAACATCACCAGGGAGATTGTTTTCCCAGCTAAAACACACAGTTCGACATCCCTGGGTTCTTCACAGAGTACAGATAGAATCAGAGAAGAGGAGGACGATGGTGTTCTCTCTCCTTGTAATTGACTGTTAAATGTGTTAAGAATAGTGGGACGCTCCTTGTGGTCCCCAAGCAATAGCGTCTGTGCTGTGCAACATCCATAGGCGAGCTAGAGATGACAACTGTCTATAACGGAGGAACTATGTAGTAGAATAGACAATAATAATGACTATGGTGTAAAACGTTTGATGAATATACCCTTTTTTCTATTTAGAAAGAGAGGATTTGTGTTTTTTTCATGGATAAATTGTTATATATTCTATCCGCTAATGTAAACCTAAATCCTCTGGTGTAATATCTGGACAGTAAACTGGTGTGATATTAATAATGGCAGAAACAAATTACTCTCATAATAACAACATCATCATGCTAAATAAAATGATACTGCGTGTGGGTACAGTATATAGAGAGGGCAGTTAAGAAATGGTTGTTTGCAAGTGTTTGAAGAAGGACCGAAGAATCTTGACGAAGGCAGACGTTGAGTTGATGGTGAGTTCATGGTCTGAATGTTGCTGTCTGTCCTGACATCTCCCAGAGAGGAATGACGAACAGTGgtttcccactgggcaaaaactggtgaagtcaacattgtttccacacaatttcaacaacaaaaaatgtaatgtgaTAACGTCGAATCAACGTGGGAAACTGATTGGGTTTGAAAAATGGCATCAACATAAGGGTATTTTGTCTTTCCCCCCCAATTTGTAACCTAAATACAATGACATGGTGGaatttgttgttgatttcacatttaaTTCACATTAGTTGATAACTCAACCAAAtgaaaatcaaaactagacgttgaactgacgtcagTGCTCAGTGGGTTGTTATGCCCCGGTAAGTGCCTACTACAAGAACTACACAAGAAGTACACAGGAAGTACACAAGAACTACTACAGAGAAATAACAAGGCCATGTCATATGTTCAGACTCACAAGCTAATCTCAAGTACTTTTAGTGAAAATACATTCTTAGTATTTTTGGcatataaacattttaaaaacgttGCGTTCTTGCTTTGGGTGTAAAGTTATTAAAGCCATTTTTCTattgactgtactgtctgtgATGTCTGGGCACAATTGGGACTGAGATAAGAATCTGTGCtgagaaaaaataaaataaacgtcAACGTTTCTTTGCAATCATAgggttcctccctctctcccctttcttcaGAGTACTGAAAGAATTGTATTATCACTCAACATGATAATCATCACAGTGGACTTGATGAAAACACTATACAGCCTTGTGATGTGACATTTCCTGCAACCTTTTGTGTTCCTGACCTTTATATTGCCAGGAAACCTTGATAATGATCACACAGCATTTCATATAAGAGCTAAAATGCCTGTTGTAACacaatgtgaattattatatgaGTTTGTATGTATTTTAGCCTACGTTGTTATTCCCAGATACAACCTAATACAGCCTCATTAACTGGCTCATTAGGAACATGTTCATTCTTTAGATAGAGGTCCATGGTCTGAAAAAGCCCAGCAAGGTCAGTAACACAGTCATGTAGAGAACCAGAGCGGAAAGACACAATGTTCCGAAGACAACGCTCTGCAAGGGAAGTCAGCCGGTTAAAGCTCGGTCCAAAGCAGTCAAAATCGGGAAATCGCATTATATTTGTTTCATTAAGGATTCGATGCTGGAGCCCCGAACATAAAAATACCATGACATGATGAATGTTTGTCAGGGGCAGAGTGACATGGAGGATTTATCAGACACGACCCGCCTCATACATCACTGCAgccttcagcaccatggacagggctTTTAGAGCTCAGCCATTTGTCACAGACAAAGGGAGCTAAAATATGTCCAGAGCCCCTCCGCTCAGGTAGTGGCTCAGGTCAGACTGAGCTGAACCTTGACAGTCTGGCCCCGTCTgacgcacacagagacacacacagactgtgCATACATGTAcacaagcaagcaagcaagcaagcaagcaagcacacacacacatacacccacaccttGTGATATCTTTACCCTGAAGACATCATGAGGTGCTACTGTGGGTAAAATCTGTGTGCTCTATGTGCCCACAAGGAGAGCAGTGTGTTCTTAGAAGAACAAACAGCTCGTGGGGTATTGTTCTTTTTTATCACGAACCCATGATTTGATTACATCCTTGGATGAACAAGCTCAAGACTTATCCACAAATTCGTTTCTCCCCTCTGtctacacacctctctctctctctccccccccccccccccccccacacacacacacacacacacacacacacacacacacacacacacacacacacacacacacacacacacacacacacacacacacacacacacacacacacacacacacacacacacacacacacacgcacgcacgcacacacacacacacacacacacacacagcgggtaTGAACTCAGGTGATAGCCTTTTCCCTGTAATTGTACATTCCCAGCCACCTTATATGAGAGACATCTGGATTTAACTTAAATCCTACATGAAAAGAGCCAGTGAGGTGCAGCCATTTAATCCACAGAGGGcgtaaaaagaaagagagagtttcTGATGAATCTTCAAATATTTTCTTTGAATCACTTTCtactattatttaaaaaaaatccccatcTGCAATGCTGAGATATTGTTTCTGCCAGTTATACAGTTCCATTTAATTATGCAAGGATCATCACCACCAACGTCAAACTCCATGGTGGTGGACGCTATTATTAACGCGTTCTTATGTTATAAAACAAATGTCTATCACCTTTTAAGACAAAGGCAGTAACAACGGTTCGTTTATATTTGCTTTCGTCAGTCTTTGCTTTAATTATATTTATTGCGTACGCTGTGGGCTATGAAAGAGGATTTTCACAAGTATAACATTGTATTATAATTATTCATATGAAAGTATAAATCTATGTAGGAGTGATGCCATATGTAATGTAGTGGGACGGTCAGTGTGTACTACTGTGTACTGTTCAGTAAAATAAGTAAGTTATCCATTGGAAGCAATAAGGAAGCTCACCTTTATCTTTCACGGCGCCTCCGTAAAAGTTACAATCTATCGGTTCCCACTGTCCGTAGTCGTTTGAGCTTGAAGTCCAGCCAGCGAGTCTTCAGCAGAACGATTCATGTATACTAGAGTTTGTATTTTGTTAATTGATCAATTTGAACACCATGTGCTGTaatatgtatacaatatacaaagTGCAAACCTTTAAAATATTTTGAATACTAATAATACACACATCAATATCATTGTTTGAATTCTTATCTTATTTTCACACCAGACCAGAGGTCAATAGCCTTGAATGGGATTATTGAATTGAATCATTTGATATAATTTCACACCATGTATAGAAAACACACAGCTAGCTGTAGATGCCAGTAGCAGGTACTATAAAAGAGGTCAAACAACTATATACGCTCTCCATATACCTTATTACAGCTAGACATACCTACAAAGGCCAGCCTGGGCAGCTACAGGCAACATTTCCAATAAATAGTGAAATGTCAACATTTATTTAGAATCCCAGTGCAGCTATGGCACCTTAAATGTACTAAATGTAATTATTTCTCGTAGAGGTTACCTGAGTAGCCAGCAATCACAAGAACAGCCACGTTGACATTTAACGATTTACTGTGACACAGAACTAGGACTTTTCTTCTTTGTCACATTAGAAAAACAATCTCAATCTCTTTGCCTTCTTCATTTAGCCTATATGAAAAATCAATAATTTGCATCACAGAAATACAAAGTCAGTTTTATTGTTTGTAGATAACCAACCCAGTACACAAACCTTGATTTGGAATATATGATAATAATATCAAGTGACAGAGCATTAGTCCAGACAATCTCCATTCCTGGCATGCATTGCAATGTATTTCCTGAAAAGTAGAGACAGGATGTCATGGTGAATTTGCCATGGCTTGTCAATGGGAAAGTGGTCAAATGCCATTTGTCTGTATCTTTCCGTTCTGCctgctctctccctatctccattTCCATCTAAACAACCATCTCTCCCATTTTCCTTTCTCCTACCTCCCGCTCCCTCTCAGATAAAGAGACGCTGTCTGCCCTACCcccacatgcagacacacaaagacactgacacattctctctctctctctctctctcacacacacacacacacacacacacacacacacacacacacacacacacacacacacacacacacacacacacacacacacacacacacacacacacacacacacacacacacacacacacacacacacacacacacacacacacacacacacacacacacagtctccaaAAACACATCTGCAATCATCAGTCGCTTTCTTTTCACGGAGCCAAATTGATTGGAGCTCGGTTGTTAGGCTAATAGAGCGTTGATCCATAGATGAGGACTGTTGTCACATTTGCATGTTTCTCTTATTACCAACCTGTCCCTGCCAGTAAAGGCACCACACGTGCACACTTGGGTGTCATTGTCATTTAAATAACAAAAAGTAACATTGCAGAAAGTAAACAAAACTCAAAATTCCACTTACGTCAGAGCGTCCTATAGGTATCATATAGCATTGTCTCATGTCAGGTAGCGCGACCACTCTGTGCCTCCGTCTGCACTGTCGGCTGAGGGACGAGCGTTGCGTAGGAGTGACGCCGCCTGTAGGAAGACAACGAAGCATAGTATCTGTTCGACATACACACTATGACGTACACGTTATGAGACGTTATTGACAAATCCCCAAAAATGAAATGTGTCCTCTACATCTTGTCATTGATGAGAACATCTCGTTCAAAAGGATTGGAGGAAGAATACAACACCGTGAGGCGGTTTTTGTGCTAATTGGCCATCCCATCCTCCCATTGCCAAATGGATAATTGGCTTCCTGATCATTGATGGATCGACTACACTCCTCTCTCGTCTCTGGGCTGTTTCCTCAGTGAGCAGAGCCATGCCCGCATGCAGTTGTTATGAACAGATCAATGGCAAGCAAACCTAATGAGCAGTCCTCCACATGCATGTGCTTGCAATGATGGGGGAGAAAGAGTGAACGAGTTCAGAGCGTGTGTCGGCTGCAACACGATCGTGATTAGAGGGCTGTGTTTTCTGAACGTTCCAGAACCCTGGCTGTCCATGGTCGTGTTCTAGATTAGAACCTGCTCTAAGAATACATCACAATTGCCATTTTCTATTTTgctctgtaggagagatgagatgTCTGGCCTTGATGGAACTCACGTCTCTGTGTGTTCTGCTTTCTGCGAGGTGGCCTCGTTCTGGTGACGCAATGATGACAGAGTAGAGATTCGTTTAGGtagatggggatggagagaggacggAAGGCTCTGGAAGCCTGTTCAGTATAGGAACAGAGACAGTCAAAAGCCACATCAAATACAATGTGCTTTCCTTTAACTGAGGTCTCACCAAAGGTCTTTATTAGGTCATTGTTACTGGTATGGGAGTACACATTTTTTGTTTGATGACGTCCTTACCGTGTCTCTGAGTATTGATTGAATCCAGGGGTTTCATTTTATTTACAGTACGTCTAATGACCTATGAGAGGTAATTCTCTGTATGTTAACAAATTGGCTTCAAGAAGTATCCTCAAGAAATATTCTCAATATGGCATTATAATAATTATATACCGGCAGGCGGAAGGAGGCGTATAGTATCATATAGTATTTCCCATGTGGACACAGAGTAGCATGAAGAAATACCATGTTAAATAAATAACATGTTCGAGATCCATGATTATACTGCTCAAGCGTATGATTTCTTCATGCTACAAAAACCGGAATAGCTATATTTACCACACGGTTGTGTGTTGTGGAAATACTGTACATGTCAAATGGCAACCCTCAAAAGGACAGCAACATGCATACAGTGCCTCCAAGAAGTATTCACACCTtttgactttttaaaaatgttgttgtgttacaaagtgggataaacatttatttaattgtcatgttttgttaacaatctaaacaaaatactctgtatagtcaaagtggaagaaatatTCT is part of the Salvelinus fontinalis isolate EN_2023a chromosome 39, ASM2944872v1, whole genome shotgun sequence genome and harbors:
- the LOC129838467 gene encoding leucine-rich repeat neuronal protein 3-like; the protein is MKDVSFVDRFFVGLAMTAFVLASEERVDCPQLCVCEIRPWFSPSSVYMEAPIVDCNDLGLFTLPGRLPTDTHVLLLQTNNIAKIEKPLDYLANITEIDLSQNNLSSMSDIHLGRLPQLLSLHMEENWIRQLPDSCLAELANLQELYMNHNLISSISPTAFQGLHNLLRLHLNSNKLQTISSEWFDTMPNLEILMIGENPITSVQDMNFKPLRNLKSLVLTRMNLSQLPDGALSGLDNLESISFYDNTFPEVPHAALRNVKNLKFLDLNKNPIGRIQRGDFADMLHLKELGINSMPELVSIDSFALNNLPELTKIEATNNPKLSYIHPNAFYKLPRLETLMLNGNALSALHRITVESLPNLREVSMHSNPIRCDCVVRWMNMNKTNIRFMEPDSLFCVEPPEYEGQHVRQVHFREMTEICLPLISPESMPGHVSVDNGSSVSLHCRAFAEPEPDIYWITPSGTRVLPNTVSDKYYMHPEGTFDIYDVTENEAGLYTCVAHNLVGADLKSVSVEVDGYFPRPANGSLDVNIKSVQTNSVLVAWKAAHGGLAPNIKWYMASDPNNPTMAFTARVPSDVKVYNLTHLTPATQYKVCVDIRSILYKHDTKCVNVTTKGLELAAKDTEKWHAAVIAVFGVLLAVISVACLLIYVSLRNHHLCGDLRKCRSKVSLTPVAGLHSPFTRLWVSGNGLPTAVEVKPTVINVSDNAF